The following proteins are co-located in the Planococcus plakortidis genome:
- a CDS encoding right-handed parallel beta-helix repeat-containing protein produces MAFWKKARDKELPPRNKEDIVREMWSPKKTADQLFNVKAYGAIGDGKADDRKALQKAVDAAYGTLKGGNLFFPPGLYRISGPIEVPEWGAGATVSWIGHSSETTRIAPSEPMDYLVRMRGGSGSVKGIQFMGTDPENGYTQLVKVCMVASDVRDKLFSGAAFMWGAVHGLQILEEGNNNLCVFDRLCQFSQNGSVIEGSGASGRGTNISFMKLDPAARDVHVGAYFKVGKGEGSVYHIDEVGPRSITVSPPLKETISPGTPYKIHLGCGLQTDRGSDNNVYGIYDCHFVGNAATGLMVRGLYGHHIQGGNFDSNGIAGIHIGSGAINTTPAYSGSINHSYFENNGYANVLLDYAAGLSIIEPLLAKPRDGMGDGLASITSLYNEEYQYDTTSILYNGRLHQYVPEGGRSPLDMKDEPRITVNRKNGASETETVKLPPAPTHKFSEEVEIFVEHSGGQEVRLVCDNAKVNNRPGSEGVLAPAGIGYKITAYYNRSDKSWMVSHTTPLS; encoded by the coding sequence ATGGCATTTTGGAAAAAGGCGAGAGACAAGGAATTGCCTCCGCGCAATAAAGAAGATATCGTCCGCGAAATGTGGAGCCCGAAAAAGACGGCGGACCAATTATTCAACGTGAAAGCGTATGGGGCAATCGGAGACGGCAAAGCCGATGACCGGAAAGCGCTGCAAAAAGCGGTTGATGCCGCCTATGGCACTTTAAAAGGCGGCAATCTGTTCTTTCCGCCGGGCTTGTATCGCATCAGCGGACCTATAGAGGTGCCGGAATGGGGAGCGGGCGCGACTGTTTCATGGATCGGGCATAGTTCGGAGACGACGCGAATCGCACCGTCCGAGCCGATGGATTATCTGGTGCGCATGCGCGGCGGCAGCGGGTCGGTCAAAGGCATCCAGTTCATGGGGACCGATCCCGAAAACGGCTACACACAACTCGTGAAAGTGTGTATGGTCGCCAGTGACGTCCGCGATAAATTATTCTCAGGAGCCGCATTCATGTGGGGGGCTGTCCACGGGTTGCAGATCCTGGAAGAAGGCAATAATAACCTTTGCGTGTTCGACCGGCTGTGCCAGTTTTCCCAAAACGGCTCGGTGATCGAAGGCAGTGGCGCTTCGGGGAGAGGGACGAATATTTCATTCATGAAGCTCGACCCCGCAGCACGGGACGTCCACGTCGGCGCTTATTTTAAAGTAGGAAAAGGCGAAGGCTCGGTTTACCATATCGATGAAGTCGGCCCGCGCAGCATCACCGTGTCGCCGCCTTTGAAAGAGACGATTTCACCGGGGACGCCGTATAAGATCCATCTTGGCTGTGGCTTGCAGACGGACCGCGGCAGCGACAATAACGTCTACGGGATTTATGATTGCCATTTCGTCGGCAATGCAGCGACCGGCCTGATGGTGCGCGGGCTTTATGGCCACCACATCCAGGGCGGCAACTTCGATTCGAACGGCATCGCAGGCATCCACATCGGCAGCGGCGCGATCAACACGACACCTGCATACTCCGGCAGCATCAATCATAGCTACTTCGAGAACAACGGCTACGCGAATGTCTTGCTCGATTATGCAGCGGGGCTCAGCATCATCGAACCGCTCCTTGCGAAACCGCGTGATGGCATGGGGGATGGGCTCGCTTCCATTACGTCTTTATACAACGAAGAATACCAATATGATACGACGAGCATCCTTTACAATGGCCGCCTGCATCAATACGTGCCGGAAGGAGGGCGTTCGCCGCTCGATATGAAAGACGAGCCGCGGATCACTGTCAACAGGAAAAACGGCGCATCAGAAACGGAAACCGTCAAGTTGCCGCCAGCACCGACACATAAATTCAGCGAAGAAGTGGAGATTTTCGTCGAACATAGCGGCGGCCAGGAAGTGCGGCTTGTCTGCGATAACGCCAAAGTCAATAACCGCCCGGGCAGCGAAGGCGTGCTCGCACCGGCGGGAATCGGCTATAAAATTACCGCTTACTACAATAGAAGCGATAAAAGTTGGATGGTTTCGCATACGACACCTTTAAGTTAA
- a CDS encoding amidase, translating to MSNELAQKSIGELAPLIQSKQLSPVELTEQVLANVDLYDGEINAYIAVQKEQALEAAAQAEQEIQSGNYRGALHGIPMALKDILYFKDEKATMGSSIHGDFVAGFDATVVSKLKMAGVTFTGKLNMHEYAWGATTTNPHFGPCKNPWDLTKIPGGSSGGSGAAVASHMAIASLGTDTGGSIRIPASSCGIIGLKPTHGRISKYGCFPLAWSLDHIGPMTKTVYDAALLLELLSGYDPKDPTSVDRPAKKFSGLLEGDVKDLTIGIEEEYFFKNVDSRVDEQVRLVLKQLEEAGAVIKPVSIPSLKQAEFAELVTITTEASAVHHANLLKSPEKFGEDVRFLLEVGELMSGVDYVQSQQIRRKLDLEFAAAFESVDVLISPTLPFLSPPIGSQTVDVNGQELSFLDEVIRFTGPGNLTGLPALSIPVGVKEGLPVGLQIMGPAFEEEKVLMAAALIEQMELMKGHAPNLETN from the coding sequence ATGAGCAATGAACTGGCACAGAAGTCCATCGGCGAACTGGCGCCGCTTATCCAGTCGAAACAGCTGTCGCCTGTCGAGTTGACGGAACAGGTATTGGCGAACGTCGATTTGTATGACGGGGAGATTAATGCGTATATTGCCGTGCAAAAAGAGCAAGCGCTTGAAGCTGCCGCGCAGGCTGAACAGGAAATCCAGAGCGGCAATTACCGCGGCGCGCTTCACGGGATTCCGATGGCGCTGAAAGACATTCTCTATTTTAAGGATGAGAAAGCGACGATGGGGTCGAGCATCCATGGCGATTTCGTGGCAGGATTCGATGCGACGGTCGTCTCGAAACTGAAGATGGCAGGCGTAACCTTCACCGGCAAGCTCAATATGCACGAATATGCATGGGGCGCGACGACGACCAATCCGCATTTCGGGCCGTGCAAGAACCCGTGGGACCTGACGAAGATCCCAGGCGGCTCAAGCGGAGGCTCGGGTGCTGCAGTGGCATCGCATATGGCGATTGCCTCGCTCGGGACGGATACGGGCGGATCGATCCGCATCCCGGCGTCAAGCTGCGGCATCATCGGGCTCAAGCCGACGCATGGGCGCATTTCGAAATACGGCTGCTTTCCGCTCGCGTGGTCGCTCGATCACATCGGGCCGATGACGAAGACGGTGTACGATGCGGCATTGCTATTGGAATTATTGAGCGGTTACGACCCGAAAGACCCGACTTCGGTCGACCGGCCGGCGAAAAAATTCTCAGGGTTGTTGGAAGGTGATGTGAAAGATTTAACCATCGGCATCGAAGAGGAATATTTCTTCAAAAACGTCGACAGCCGCGTGGACGAACAAGTGCGGCTCGTGTTGAAGCAATTGGAGGAGGCTGGTGCGGTGATCAAGCCTGTCAGCATCCCCTCCTTGAAGCAGGCGGAATTCGCAGAGCTCGTGACGATCACGACGGAAGCGAGCGCCGTGCATCATGCGAATTTATTGAAATCGCCGGAGAAGTTCGGCGAAGACGTGCGCTTTTTGCTGGAAGTCGGCGAATTGATGAGCGGCGTCGATTATGTGCAGTCGCAGCAAATCCGGCGCAAGCTCGATTTGGAATTTGCCGCGGCGTTTGAAAGCGTCGATGTGCTGATCAGCCCGACCTTGCCGTTCCTGTCGCCGCCGATCGGTTCACAGACGGTGGATGTCAACGGGCAGGAGTTGAGTTTCCTGGATGAAGTGATCCGCTTTACGGGTCCTGGAAATCTGACCGGCTTGCCGGCACTCAGCATTCCGGTGGGCGTGAAGGAAGGCCTACCGGTTGGCTTGCAGATCATGGGGCCAGCGTTCGAAGAAGAGAAAGTGCTAATGGCAGCGGCGCTCATCGAACAGATGGAATTGATGAAAGGCCATGCGCCGAATCTTGAAACAAATTGA
- a CDS encoding SDR family NAD(P)-dependent oxidoreductase: MRLENKVAIITGGGSGMGEAAVRLFAKEGAKVVATDINLEAAEKVAQEVSEAGFEALALKQNVAEKSDWEAVIEKTVESFGKVDILINNAGISVAKDFMEQTEDDFSKGFAVNTNSVMYGMQLAIPHMIENGGGSIVNVSSIAALTGMSGAGVYTASKGAVRSITKAAAVDYGKHNIRVNSVHPGYIVTPMSAEYMESEKFRPHFLAQIALPELGNAVEVANAMLFLASDEASHITGIELPVDGGVTAK, from the coding sequence GTGAGATTGGAAAACAAAGTAGCCATCATCACAGGCGGGGGATCTGGCATGGGCGAAGCGGCTGTACGCTTGTTCGCCAAAGAGGGGGCGAAAGTCGTTGCCACGGACATCAATTTGGAAGCAGCGGAAAAAGTGGCGCAGGAAGTAAGCGAAGCGGGCTTTGAAGCGTTGGCATTGAAGCAGAATGTGGCCGAAAAATCGGATTGGGAAGCGGTCATCGAGAAGACCGTGGAATCCTTTGGTAAAGTCGATATCCTCATCAACAACGCAGGCATTTCGGTCGCAAAAGATTTCATGGAACAGACAGAAGACGATTTTTCGAAAGGATTTGCGGTCAATACGAACAGCGTCATGTATGGCATGCAATTGGCCATTCCCCACATGATCGAAAACGGCGGAGGCTCGATTGTCAATGTGTCATCGATTGCGGCGTTGACGGGCATGTCGGGGGCCGGCGTCTATACGGCTTCAAAAGGCGCAGTGCGGTCGATCACGAAAGCGGCGGCTGTCGATTACGGGAAACATAATATCCGTGTCAACTCGGTGCATCCCGGCTATATCGTGACACCGATGAGTGCGGAATACATGGAAAGCGAAAAGTTCCGCCCGCATTTCCTCGCGCAGATCGCGCTTCCTGAACTCGGGAATGCAGTCGAAGTCGCCAATGCGATGCTGTTCCTTGCGTCAGACGAAGCGAGCCACATCACGGGTATCGAGCTACCGGTAGACGGCGGCGTGACGGCGAAATAA
- a CDS encoding TetR/AcrR family transcriptional regulator produces the protein MPSKRQENKQLQTDKIVEAAKELFTERGLNDVQMKDIAERAGAGVATVFRYFPKKDELIVEVAIRSLDAVEAEFRRIISLKASAFERLELLLDTLLDAQKAEHYKSARFREAFESYASFRTEPLPAIGRYLTRQRQIMDLLEPLIEDGQQDGSINGSIPAKPLIVTIINSYSSFTNNVALKSSISYLDRDIQPETQQQVLKKILLDYCRA, from the coding sequence ATGCCATCAAAACGACAAGAAAACAAGCAATTGCAGACCGATAAAATCGTCGAAGCCGCCAAAGAATTGTTTACGGAACGCGGGCTGAACGACGTGCAAATGAAAGACATCGCCGAACGGGCAGGTGCCGGCGTGGCGACCGTCTTCCGCTATTTCCCGAAAAAGGACGAACTGATCGTCGAAGTCGCCATCCGCTCATTAGACGCCGTAGAAGCCGAATTCCGGCGCATCATTTCCTTGAAAGCAAGCGCATTCGAGCGGCTGGAACTATTGCTTGATACCTTGCTCGACGCACAAAAAGCCGAGCATTATAAATCCGCGCGTTTCCGGGAAGCGTTCGAGAGCTATGCCTCGTTCCGCACAGAACCGCTGCCTGCAATCGGCCGCTATCTTACAAGACAGCGCCAGATCATGGATTTGCTTGAACCGCTCATCGAGGACGGCCAGCAAGACGGCTCGATTAATGGCTCCATTCCCGCTAAACCGCTAATTGTCACCATCATCAACAGCTATTCGAGCTTCACGAACAACGTCGCACTCAAATCGTCTATATCTTACCTGGACCGAGACATCCAACCCGAAACCCAACAGCAAGTATTGAAGAAAATCCTGCTCGACTATTGCAGAGCTTAA
- a CDS encoding putative bifunctional diguanylate cyclase/phosphodiesterase, producing MSMLPHISLTILSIIVSVATSYTVLIMIEYVNKRKAAVDTRSRLLAILALGSGFFSMQVIGILTFMAEYRFLPRFWLLALSLLAACLLAAYVLKILPQGIHSRHDMVKHVLITAFFVKAAYFLGLAGVLDVRFWAISTGYYLLSAVMVLGICYFGFRFVLQSNAKQVTEQQRFGSAALLGLVLTLLHYTSTNTFYTNMALPEAAAGGVWVIGTAVFVAFAVTLLLLSAVNLALVDLNAFETEAGLLRQVKDSESRFRTLAYTDHLTGVPNRHWFFAHFRELMDPADGNIESVGVVLLDFDDFKSINELIGHDGGDQFLKRIVERLKSVLPETVPLARLGGDEFVFAVPNAKKSYLEQLCQNILQVMHEPIQIGEQSVASGISLGVSCQSIAELNEESLIKQADLALFMAKSAGKENYEFFSPELLDSSLRKQEITAALQQALVNGEFSVHYQPQVELVSGRVIGFEALLRWNSALGAVAPSEFIPVAEECGAIHSIGEWVLREACLQLAAWQKEGRPAICVSVNVSAKQFLDTQFAEKVARILAETDVPAEYVEIEITESVMIDLDASSALVEELQAIGVKLAIDDFGTGYSSLNAIKNIQIDTLKIDKSLVDEVLGSDRSMAILATIIELGKNLGAEVVVEGLETIEQVTLMRQYEVIGQGYYFSRPLPGDKAARVWDKYLEQPNGLFHAPVLY from the coding sequence ATGTCTATGCTTCCGCATATTAGTTTAACCATTTTATCCATCATCGTTTCGGTCGCGACAAGCTATACGGTCCTCATTATGATCGAATATGTCAATAAGCGGAAAGCGGCTGTCGACACACGCTCCAGGTTGCTTGCGATACTGGCGCTTGGCAGCGGATTTTTTTCCATGCAAGTGATCGGTATCCTGACGTTCATGGCAGAATACCGGTTCTTACCGCGTTTTTGGCTGCTTGCCTTGTCGCTGCTTGCGGCGTGTTTACTGGCGGCCTACGTCCTGAAGATCCTCCCGCAGGGCATTCACAGCCGGCATGACATGGTGAAGCATGTGCTGATTACCGCGTTTTTCGTGAAGGCGGCCTATTTCCTGGGATTAGCGGGCGTACTCGACGTGCGCTTCTGGGCGATTTCCACAGGCTATTATCTATTGTCGGCGGTTATGGTGCTGGGCATTTGCTATTTCGGTTTCCGCTTCGTATTGCAGTCCAATGCAAAACAAGTGACGGAGCAACAGCGCTTCGGGAGCGCCGCTCTCTTGGGGCTCGTGCTCACCTTGCTTCATTACACGTCCACGAATACCTTCTATACAAATATGGCTCTTCCGGAAGCGGCAGCGGGTGGTGTCTGGGTCATCGGTACGGCAGTGTTTGTGGCTTTCGCCGTGACTTTGCTGCTGTTGTCAGCGGTGAATCTGGCATTGGTCGATTTGAATGCGTTCGAGACAGAGGCCGGCCTGTTGCGGCAAGTGAAAGACAGCGAAAGCCGATTCCGCACACTCGCCTATACCGACCACTTGACGGGCGTCCCGAATCGCCATTGGTTCTTTGCCCATTTTCGCGAATTGATGGACCCGGCGGACGGGAACATCGAGTCGGTCGGTGTCGTGTTGCTCGATTTCGATGATTTTAAATCCATCAATGAATTGATCGGCCATGATGGGGGCGACCAATTCCTGAAAAGGATTGTCGAACGTTTGAAATCGGTGCTGCCGGAAACCGTCCCACTCGCCAGGCTCGGCGGGGACGAGTTCGTCTTTGCGGTGCCGAATGCGAAAAAATCTTATCTAGAACAGTTATGCCAAAACATTTTACAGGTGATGCATGAGCCGATCCAGATCGGGGAGCAATCGGTCGCTTCCGGCATCAGCCTCGGCGTCAGCTGCCAAAGCATTGCGGAACTCAATGAGGAAAGTTTGATCAAGCAAGCCGATCTTGCGCTGTTCATGGCGAAAAGCGCCGGCAAGGAGAACTATGAATTTTTCTCCCCGGAGCTTTTGGACAGTTCGCTCCGCAAGCAGGAAATCACGGCAGCTTTACAGCAGGCTTTGGTAAACGGCGAGTTTTCGGTCCATTACCAGCCACAAGTGGAATTGGTGAGCGGCCGCGTCATCGGGTTCGAAGCCTTGCTGCGCTGGAATTCCGCACTCGGCGCTGTTGCGCCATCCGAATTCATTCCCGTGGCGGAGGAATGCGGGGCGATTCATTCCATCGGGGAATGGGTGCTGCGTGAAGCGTGCCTTCAACTGGCAGCATGGCAGAAAGAGGGGCGCCCTGCTATTTGCGTCTCGGTCAATGTGTCGGCCAAGCAATTCCTGGACACCCAGTTTGCTGAAAAAGTAGCGCGCATTTTGGCGGAAACGGATGTGCCTGCCGAATATGTGGAAATTGAAATCACCGAAAGTGTCATGATCGACCTCGATGCCTCATCCGCGTTGGTCGAAGAATTGCAGGCGATCGGCGTCAAGCTGGCAATCGATGATTTCGGCACAGGCTATTCCTCGCTCAACGCAATCAAGAATATCCAAATCGATACGTTGAAGATCGATAAATCCTTGGTCGATGAAGTGCTCGGCAGCGACCGCAGCATGGCGATCCTGGCGACCATCATCGAACTGGGGAAAAACCTGGGCGCGGAAGTGGTCGTGGAAGGGCTGGAGACGATCGAGCAAGTGACCTTGATGCGGCAATACGAAGTCATCGGCCAAGGTTATTATTTCAGCCGGCCGCTTCCTGGAGACAAGGCGGCAAGGGTATGGGACAAGTACTTGGAGCAGCCGAACGGGCTTTTCCATGCGCCGGTTTTATATTGA
- a CDS encoding LA2681 family HEPN domain-containing protein translates to MATLSDIALADDLGQFEIKEIYGATHQLLQEMQQAKAEAFPGRINAMINHLKERLQGKAAYPLAVLLETSYLSIQHQLKKDWNSDLKQRQLYLYDNTIETYRGRIPSNVWNQVCLNYAETLVHTGRSIDAQAVLKEMVKDENDPSYQRLNGEFGWTLIFYSTFLPVKAERLSALEKALDLFKTAKNDIKDEKGQALYDERIKLAENMIEQLGDVDPVKLAQQPEPTEDEQRYLDWCAEQQLFLNSGNDIEPDTMAKRDLPLRIQNNAFLGNFLDSLTHEFTAMRRSLYLALNSEEVADDHKMDGDNTRYTKRNEDLKQVYRQAYTLFDKMALLLNQTMQLGVEEPRVNFQRIWFEEEDLKKPLKPFVQNTKNDALKALYWLSKEVYGYEKSDEQSLFVKKALHIRNRIDNSYLQVVEKAEPFEKENARAQSHHITEAELERMTLAMSQKARNGMMYLQFALAIGKK, encoded by the coding sequence ATGGCAACTTTAAGCGATATCGCCCTAGCTGACGATTTAGGGCAATTTGAAATAAAGGAAATTTACGGGGCGACCCACCAGCTCCTGCAGGAAATGCAGCAAGCGAAAGCCGAAGCGTTCCCTGGCCGCATCAACGCCATGATCAATCATTTGAAGGAGCGCCTCCAGGGCAAAGCGGCTTATCCACTGGCCGTGCTGCTGGAGACTAGCTATTTGTCGATCCAGCACCAGCTGAAAAAAGACTGGAACTCCGACTTGAAACAGCGCCAATTGTATCTATACGACAACACGATCGAAACATACCGCGGGCGCATCCCGTCGAATGTCTGGAACCAGGTGTGCCTGAACTATGCGGAAACGCTCGTCCACACGGGACGCTCGATTGACGCACAAGCAGTGCTCAAAGAAATGGTCAAAGACGAAAACGACCCGTCCTATCAGCGCCTGAACGGCGAATTCGGCTGGACCTTGATTTTCTATTCGACTTTCCTGCCGGTCAAAGCAGAGCGCCTCAGCGCACTCGAAAAAGCGCTCGATCTGTTCAAGACGGCCAAAAACGACATCAAAGACGAGAAAGGCCAAGCGCTTTACGATGAGCGCATCAAGCTCGCCGAAAACATGATCGAACAACTCGGCGATGTGGATCCCGTGAAACTCGCGCAGCAGCCGGAACCGACAGAGGACGAGCAACGCTACCTGGACTGGTGCGCCGAGCAGCAATTATTCCTCAACAGCGGCAACGATATCGAACCGGATACGATGGCGAAGCGCGATCTTCCGCTGCGCATCCAGAACAACGCGTTCCTCGGCAATTTCCTGGACTCGTTGACGCACGAATTCACGGCGATGCGCCGTTCGCTTTACCTCGCCCTGAACAGCGAAGAAGTCGCGGACGACCATAAGATGGACGGCGACAATACGCGCTACACAAAGCGCAATGAAGACCTGAAGCAAGTCTATCGCCAAGCCTATACTTTATTCGATAAAATGGCGTTGTTGCTGAACCAGACGATGCAGCTCGGCGTCGAAGAGCCGCGCGTCAATTTCCAGCGCATCTGGTTCGAGGAGGAAGACTTGAAAAAACCGCTCAAGCCGTTTGTCCAGAACACGAAAAACGATGCCTTGAAAGCTTTGTACTGGCTGTCGAAAGAAGTATATGGCTATGAGAAATCGGATGAGCAAAGCCTGTTCGTGAAAAAAGCCTTGCACATCCGCAACCGCATCGACAACAGCTATCTGCAAGTGGTCGAAAAAGCGGAGCCGTTCGAAAAGGAAAACGCCCGCGCCCAAAGCCACCACATCACGGAAGCCGAACTTGAGCGCATGACGCTCGCCATGAGCCAAAAAGCGCGCAATGGCATGATGTATTTGCAGTTCGCCTTGGCGATCGGCAAGAAATAA
- a CDS encoding Lrp/AsnC family transcriptional regulator: MDSIDQLILHELSQNGRMTMKELGEKVHLTGQATAARVLKLEEAGIIDGYTIRVPKEKLGYPVHAFVTAMMHEPRHQKFLDDLDSRTETVSRYFKTSGEGCYLIECHFPTHQELDEFLNDISEFASYKVAIAIQQYGQ; the protein is encoded by the coding sequence ATGGATTCGATAGATCAACTTATTTTGCATGAACTTTCCCAGAATGGCCGCATGACGATGAAGGAGCTTGGCGAAAAAGTACATTTGACCGGCCAGGCGACCGCTGCGCGCGTCTTGAAATTGGAGGAAGCAGGGATTATCGATGGCTATACGATCCGTGTGCCAAAAGAAAAACTCGGCTATCCTGTGCACGCTTTTGTGACGGCCATGATGCACGAACCCCGCCACCAGAAGTTTCTCGACGACTTGGACAGCCGGACAGAAACCGTCAGCCGTTATTTCAAGACGAGCGGCGAAGGCTGCTATTTGATCGAATGCCATTTCCCGACGCATCAGGAACTGGACGAGTTCCTGAACGACATCAGCGAGTTTGCAAGCTATAAAGTCGCCATCGCCATCCAGCAATATGGGCAATAA
- a CDS encoding MBL fold metallo-hydrolase codes for MKIEQIRNATLRIQYAGKHFLVDPFLGDKGSYPPFPNSARQDQNNPLSELPVSKVQLVEGIDALIITHLHMDHYDEAAKEFLPKHLPLFSQNEEDAQVLRNDGFTNVNVLGEDTGFEGISLIKTQGEHGRGEILKMAGLVCGVVFKHEDEKTLYVAGDTVWYAGVQQEIDAHQPEVIVLNAGDNQFLEGGSLVMGKEDLLQTHKAAPQATLIASHMEAVNHWTLSREELKTFAAEQGFSDKLHVPQDGEAFEF; via the coding sequence ATGAAAATCGAACAAATCCGCAACGCCACTTTACGCATCCAATACGCAGGCAAGCATTTCCTCGTCGACCCATTTCTCGGCGACAAAGGAAGCTACCCGCCATTCCCGAATTCCGCACGCCAAGATCAAAACAATCCTTTGTCGGAATTACCGGTTTCAAAAGTACAGCTCGTCGAAGGCATCGATGCGCTAATCATCACCCATCTTCATATGGACCATTACGATGAAGCGGCCAAAGAATTCCTGCCAAAACACTTGCCGCTCTTCAGCCAAAACGAGGAAGACGCACAAGTGCTCCGTAACGACGGCTTCACGAATGTCAATGTCCTCGGTGAAGATACGGGCTTCGAAGGCATTTCCTTAATCAAGACACAAGGCGAACACGGGCGCGGCGAAATCCTGAAAATGGCAGGACTAGTGTGCGGCGTTGTCTTTAAACACGAAGACGAAAAAACGCTTTATGTCGCAGGCGACACCGTTTGGTATGCGGGCGTCCAACAAGAAATTGACGCTCACCAGCCGGAAGTCATTGTCCTGAACGCAGGCGACAACCAGTTCCTAGAAGGCGGCTCGCTTGTCATGGGCAAGGAAGACCTCCTACAAACGCACAAAGCAGCACCTCAAGCGACATTGATCGCGAGCCACATGGAAGCCGTCAACCACTGGACCTTATCGCGCGAAGAACTAAAAACCTTTGCAGCCGAGCAAGGATTCTCTGATAAATTGCATGTTCCACAAGACGGCGAAGCATTCGAATTTTAA
- a CDS encoding flavodoxin family protein — MKAVFLNCSLKSSEEESNTDVFMKDVQAHYEKLGVESEIIRLADYYIAFGVEEDMEDGDEWPEILELVKDADILIIGTPLWLGEKSSIATQAIERLYGSSSVTNDKGQAIFYNKVGGAVITGNEDGAKHAASSLLYGLSHIGFVIPPNVDAYWVGEAGPGPSYGETGGNDFSKSAIQRLAYNTYHLANMLKENPIPAEGNTL; from the coding sequence TTGAAAGCAGTGTTCCTCAATTGTTCCTTGAAGAGTTCAGAAGAAGAATCCAATACGGACGTGTTCATGAAGGACGTCCAGGCGCATTACGAAAAACTCGGTGTCGAATCCGAGATCATCCGGCTGGCCGATTATTACATCGCCTTCGGTGTCGAAGAAGACATGGAAGATGGCGACGAGTGGCCGGAGATCCTGGAGCTGGTGAAAGACGCCGATATCCTGATTATCGGCACGCCCTTGTGGCTTGGCGAGAAAAGTTCGATCGCGACGCAAGCGATCGAACGCTTATATGGCTCGAGCAGCGTGACGAACGATAAAGGCCAAGCTATTTTCTATAATAAAGTCGGCGGTGCGGTCATCACCGGCAATGAAGACGGCGCAAAACATGCGGCGTCATCCCTGCTCTATGGCCTGTCGCATATCGGCTTTGTCATCCCGCCGAATGTGGATGCCTATTGGGTCGGGGAAGCAGGGCCGGGGCCGTCGTACGGCGAGACCGGCGGCAACGACTTCTCCAAATCGGCGATCCAACGCTTAGCTTATAATACGTACCATTTAGCGAATATGCTGAAAGAGAATCCGATTCCAGCAGAAGGCAATACATTGTAA